One genomic window of Centroberyx gerrardi isolate f3 chromosome 15, fCenGer3.hap1.cur.20231027, whole genome shotgun sequence includes the following:
- the LOC139926927 gene encoding uncharacterized protein LOC139926927: MSEMSQLAERFEIRKQILDVVQSKSLEGRGLEVGNRLLHLQLKESEHLTEKLSQTVSDLTSVLYLKEAELQYWQSQVSRYRQEALTLAKGSNALKATLSDCEFTIESQSKELAALRTEQKELREALAEAWREKEELLQRWMEEKREEADRVNKYNDTQERWQRLARRMNKHLHREMGKHCVPIVKSSWSGATETSPSSAIQNSDTAGTSIRQH, encoded by the exons ATGTCAGAAA TGTCTCAACTGGCAGAACGTTTTGAAATTCGCAAACAAATTTTGGATGTGGTCCAGTCTAAGAG TTTAGAAGGACGCGGGCTCGAAGTCGGGAATAGACTCCTTCACCTCCAACTAAAAGAGAGTGAACACCTGACAGAGAAG CTGTCTCAGACTGTCTCTGACCTGACCAGTGTCCTGTATTTGAAAGAGGCTGAACTGCAGTACTGGCAGTCACA GGTCTCCCGCTACCGTCAAGAGGCTCTTACTCTGGCTAAAGGGAGTAACGCCCTGAAGGCCACGCTTTCAGACTGCGAGTTCACAATAGAGAGCCAATCTaaagagttggcagccctgcgTACGGAGCAGAAAGAACTAAGGGAAGCGCTGGCAGAggcctggagagagaaagaggaactCCTACAGcgatggatggaggagaaaagagaggaggcagacaGGGTGAACAAGTACAACGACACACAAGAAAG GTGGCAGCGTTTGGCCAGACGGATGAACAAGCACCTCCACAGGGAGATGGGAAAACATTGTGTTCCCATCGTGAAAAGCTCTTGGAGCGGTGCAACAGAAACGTCTCCATCATCAGCCATTCAAA ATTCAGACACAGCTGGCACGTCCATCAGGCAGCATTAG